One window from the genome of Macrobrachium rosenbergii isolate ZJJX-2024 chromosome 2, ASM4041242v1, whole genome shotgun sequence encodes:
- the LOC136849332 gene encoding protein FAM200C-like: MSAKKWKYLHEYIRSGFVSLHKEWDTEVPQCVICFKTLSNDGMRPSRLEHHLKTTHPALTDKPRAFFETKKHSLKQAKLDGTELVLGKDSANKLSQISLSNDTVKRRIDEMSQDIKEQILDQVRASPLCAIQCDEMTDITQCCQLLMYTRFVSEEVQEEFLELKFNSTAEEDFKELDLETFWIKYLFVYLLISRQALRILTMFGSTYLYEVAFSILVAVKPKYRNRLKNVEEDL; this comes from the exons ATGAGTGCAAAGAAATGGAAGTATCTTCACGAATATATTCGATCTGGATTCGTGTCCCTCCATAAGGAGTGGGATACAGAGGTCCCCCAGTGTGTGATATGTTTCAAGACCCTGAGCAATGACGGAATGCGGCCCTCACGCTTGGAACACCACTTGAAGACAACACATCCTGCTCTAACTGACAAACCCAGGGCTTTCTTTGAAACTAAAAAGCACTCCTTGAAGCAAGCTAAGCTGGACGGCA CAGAACTCGTTCTGGGGAAAGATAGTGCAAACAAACTCTCCCAAATTTCTCTGTCAAACGATACAGTCAAGAGAAGGATCGATGAAATGTCTCAAGACATCAAAGAGCAAATTCTCGACCAAGTAAGAGCTTCTCCTTTATGTGCTATTCAGTGTGACGAAATGACTGACATCACTCAGTGTTGTCAGCTACTGATGTATACTCGTTTCGTGTCAG AGGAAGTCCAAGAGGAGTTTCTTGAGTTAAAGTTCAACTCCACAGCTGAGGAAGACTTCAAAGAATTGGATCTTGAGACGTTCTGGATCAAgtatctttttgtttaccttctgATCTCACGTCAGGCTCTTCGGATTCTAACTATGTTTGGATCCACGTATCTTTATGAAGTGGCATTTTCCATACTCGTTGCTGTCAAACCTAAGTACAGAAACCGGCTGAAGAACGTTGAAGAGGATTTATGA